One Arthrobacter sp. FW306-07-I genomic window carries:
- a CDS encoding ABC transporter permease translates to MPDQPSPKHAAGEQHAADPHKTTAHAGVDSPAAEETAAVVAVDTAGGAMQPSAVPATAQSGQLPGGPDTVLRRIFTGSGVVSVLAVLLALIIGGLLIASTDKQVAATSSYFFARPTDMLTAVWNAATRSYIALFQGSVFNPRGNGLAAQFAPFMETLTIATPLITAGLGVALAFRAGLFNIGAQGQIIVAGILAAWVGFALHLPVGLHLLLVLVAGIVGGALWAGLVGLLKARTGAHEVILTIMFNYIALYFLRYLLNTPAFQRPGESNPISPILDPSAVYPQILGSQYRLHLGFLLAIAATFVVWWLLNRSTVGFEFRAVGANPKAAQTAGINVSRSTILVMAIAGGLAGMSGVAQVAGTEKVLTDGVAATYGFDAITVALLGRSTPWGTFAAGLLFGAFRAGAVQMQIQTGTPIDIVLVVQSLIVLFIAAPPLVRAVFGLNPRRRKPARTAKSGQAATTGGAA, encoded by the coding sequence ATGCCTGACCAGCCTTCCCCCAAACATGCAGCGGGCGAACAGCACGCCGCTGATCCACACAAAACGACCGCCCATGCGGGCGTGGACAGCCCGGCCGCCGAGGAAACCGCAGCGGTGGTAGCCGTCGACACTGCCGGCGGAGCCATGCAGCCTTCCGCGGTTCCGGCCACGGCCCAAAGCGGACAGTTGCCGGGTGGCCCCGATACCGTGCTGCGCCGGATCTTTACCGGGAGCGGCGTGGTCTCGGTCCTGGCGGTGCTGCTGGCGCTGATCATCGGCGGCCTGCTCATCGCAAGCACGGACAAGCAGGTGGCCGCCACCTCCAGCTACTTCTTTGCCAGGCCCACGGACATGCTGACGGCGGTATGGAATGCCGCCACCCGGTCCTACATCGCACTGTTCCAAGGATCGGTGTTCAACCCCCGGGGCAACGGCCTGGCCGCGCAGTTCGCCCCCTTCATGGAAACCCTCACCATCGCCACGCCGCTGATCACTGCCGGCCTGGGCGTGGCGCTGGCATTCCGGGCTGGCCTGTTCAACATCGGTGCGCAGGGCCAGATCATCGTGGCAGGCATCCTGGCGGCCTGGGTGGGCTTCGCACTGCACCTGCCGGTTGGCCTGCATCTGCTGCTGGTGCTCGTGGCCGGCATCGTCGGCGGTGCCCTCTGGGCCGGACTGGTGGGCCTGCTCAAGGCCCGGACCGGAGCCCATGAAGTCATCCTGACCATCATGTTCAACTACATTGCGCTCTACTTCCTGCGCTACCTGCTGAACACCCCGGCGTTCCAGCGTCCGGGGGAGTCCAACCCCATTTCACCCATCCTGGACCCCAGTGCTGTATACCCGCAGATCCTGGGCAGCCAGTACCGGCTGCACCTGGGCTTCCTCCTGGCGATCGCCGCCACCTTTGTGGTGTGGTGGCTCCTGAACCGGTCCACGGTGGGCTTCGAGTTCCGGGCCGTGGGCGCCAACCCCAAGGCTGCGCAGACCGCCGGCATCAACGTCTCCCGCTCCACCATCCTGGTCATGGCCATCGCAGGCGGCCTCGCCGGCATGTCCGGCGTGGCGCAGGTTGCCGGCACCGAAAAGGTGCTCACCGACGGCGTGGCCGCTACGTACGGGTTTGACGCCATCACGGTTGCCCTGCTGGGACGTTCGACGCCGTGGGGCACCTTCGCAGCCGGCCTGCTGTTCGGCGCTTTCCGCGCCGGAGCGGTCCAGATGCAGATCCAGACCGGCACCCCCATCGACATCGTCCTGGTGGTCCAGTCCCTGATTGTCCTTTTCATCGCCGCACCGCCGCTGGTCCGGGCCGTCTTCGGCCTGAACCCCAGGCGCAGGAAGCCCGCGCGCACAGCCAAGTCCGGGCAGGCAGCCACAACCGGAGGTGCCGCATGA
- a CDS encoding thymidine phosphorylase, translating to MTENQTPNSTAEAFDAVDIIRTKRDKGTLSPEQIDWTIDAYTRGAIADEQMAALNMAILLNGMDRTEIARWTAAMIASGERMDFSSLRRPDGGLKYTTDKHSTGGVGDKITLPLAPLVAVFGVAVPQLSGRGLGHTGGTLDKLESIPGWRANLSNDEILAQLQDVGAVICAAGAGLAPADKKLYALRDVTGTVEAIPLIASSIMSKKIAEGTGSLVLDVKVGSGAFMKDEATARELAETMVALGKDAGVNTVALLTNMDTPLGLTAGNAIEVEESLEVLAGGGPDDVVELTVRLAEEMLAAAGVRDADPAAALKDGRAMDVWNRMISAQGGDPQAALPKARESDVVYAPADGVLVELDALAVGVAAWRLGAGRARKEDPVQAGAGVRMHAKPGATVRAGEPLMTLLTDTPERFARAREALEHAVVIAPEGSRPAQQLIIDRIA from the coding sequence GTGACCGAGAACCAAACACCGAACAGTACCGCCGAAGCGTTCGACGCCGTCGACATCATCCGCACCAAGCGGGACAAAGGGACGCTGAGCCCCGAACAGATCGACTGGACCATCGACGCGTACACCCGCGGGGCCATCGCCGACGAGCAGATGGCAGCCCTGAACATGGCCATCCTGCTCAACGGAATGGACCGGACCGAAATTGCCCGCTGGACGGCGGCCATGATCGCCTCCGGTGAGCGAATGGATTTCTCCAGCCTCCGGCGTCCCGACGGCGGCCTGAAGTACACCACGGACAAGCATTCCACGGGCGGGGTGGGGGACAAGATCACCCTGCCGCTGGCCCCGCTGGTGGCGGTATTCGGGGTCGCCGTGCCCCAGCTGTCCGGCCGCGGCCTGGGGCACACCGGAGGCACCCTGGACAAGCTGGAGTCAATCCCCGGCTGGCGGGCCAACCTCAGCAACGACGAGATCCTGGCCCAACTCCAGGACGTTGGCGCAGTGATCTGCGCCGCCGGCGCCGGGCTTGCCCCCGCCGACAAGAAGCTGTACGCGCTCCGGGACGTCACCGGCACGGTGGAGGCCATCCCGCTGATCGCGTCATCGATCATGAGCAAGAAGATCGCAGAGGGCACCGGCTCGCTGGTCCTGGACGTCAAGGTGGGCAGCGGGGCGTTCATGAAAGACGAAGCGACAGCCCGCGAACTCGCCGAAACCATGGTGGCGCTGGGCAAGGACGCAGGAGTTAACACTGTTGCGCTGCTGACCAACATGGACACCCCGCTGGGCCTTACCGCCGGCAATGCCATCGAGGTCGAGGAATCGCTGGAGGTCCTGGCGGGCGGCGGTCCTGATGACGTGGTGGAGCTGACTGTGCGGCTCGCCGAAGAAATGCTCGCCGCGGCAGGAGTGCGCGACGCCGATCCCGCTGCCGCGCTGAAGGACGGCCGAGCCATGGACGTCTGGAACCGGATGATCTCCGCCCAGGGCGGCGACCCACAGGCAGCCCTGCCAAAGGCCAGGGAATCCGACGTCGTATACGCCCCCGCCGACGGGGTGCTGGTGGAACTGGACGCGCTCGCCGTTGGCGTGGCCGCGTGGCGCCTGGGTGCCGGCCGTGCGCGGAAGGAGGACCCCGTCCAGGCCGGGGCGGGGGTGCGCATGCACGCCAAGCCCGGCGCCACAGTCCGGGCCGGGGAGCCGCTGATGACGCTGCTCACCGATACCCCGGAGCGGTTCGCCCGTGCCCGCGAAGCCCTGGAGCACGCCGTGGTTATTGCTCCGGAAGGTTCACGGCCTGCCCAGCAGCTCATCATCGACCGCATAGCATAG
- a CDS encoding adenosine deaminase: MTEPIVDAAPAIDFDLKSLPKVSLHDHLDGGLRPATIIELAEAVGHTLPSTDPVALGQWFRESADSGSLVRYLETFDHTVAVMQTYDGLFRVAKEFVEDLADDGVVYGEVRWAPEQHLQKGLSLDEVVEAVQEGLEAGVEAVSETGREIQVGQLITAMRHADRGQEIAELAVRHRNKGAVGFDIAGAEDGFLPSRFKDAFTYLAQHNFPATVHAGEAAGLESIQSALVDGRALRLGHGVRIAEDIMVEFDDDEEAGDTVGLVTLGDLSSWVRDRGIALEICPSSNLQTGAIAQFGEGIESHPLDMLYQLGFNVTINTDNRLMSGVTLTDEFNLLVETFDYDLDDLLELTLNAAEASFLPLEEKEALVEYINDAYANLG; the protein is encoded by the coding sequence GTGACTGAGCCCATTGTTGACGCCGCCCCTGCCATCGATTTTGACCTGAAGAGCCTGCCCAAGGTCTCCCTTCACGACCACCTGGACGGAGGACTCCGTCCGGCCACCATCATCGAGCTGGCGGAGGCCGTTGGCCACACGCTCCCCTCAACGGATCCGGTGGCCCTGGGGCAGTGGTTCCGCGAATCAGCCGACTCCGGATCACTGGTCCGCTACCTGGAGACCTTTGACCACACGGTAGCCGTCATGCAGACCTACGACGGCCTGTTCCGCGTGGCCAAGGAGTTCGTCGAGGACCTCGCTGACGACGGCGTGGTGTACGGCGAAGTCCGGTGGGCGCCCGAGCAGCACCTCCAGAAGGGGCTCAGCCTGGATGAAGTGGTGGAAGCAGTGCAGGAAGGCCTTGAGGCCGGCGTGGAGGCTGTGTCCGAGACGGGACGCGAGATCCAGGTGGGACAGCTGATCACTGCCATGCGCCACGCCGACCGCGGCCAGGAGATCGCAGAACTTGCCGTCCGCCACCGCAACAAGGGTGCCGTGGGCTTTGACATCGCCGGCGCCGAGGACGGGTTCCTGCCCAGCCGCTTCAAGGACGCCTTCACCTACCTTGCCCAGCACAATTTCCCCGCCACGGTGCACGCCGGTGAAGCAGCCGGGCTGGAAAGCATCCAGTCCGCGCTGGTGGACGGCCGCGCGCTGCGGCTGGGACACGGCGTCCGCATCGCCGAGGACATCATGGTGGAGTTCGACGACGACGAGGAAGCCGGCGACACCGTTGGCCTGGTCACCCTCGGCGACCTCTCCAGCTGGGTCCGCGACCGCGGCATCGCCCTCGAAATCTGCCCGTCCTCCAACCTCCAGACCGGCGCGATCGCCCAATTTGGTGAGGGGATCGAAAGCCACCCGCTGGACATGCTCTACCAGCTGGGCTTCAACGTCACCATCAACACGGACAACCGCCTGATGAGCGGCGTCACGCTCACGGACGAGTTCAACCTGCTGGTGGAAACCTTCGACTACGACCTCGACGACCTGCTGGAACTGACCCTGAACGCCGCCGAGGCGTCCTTCCTGCCCCTGGAGGAAAAGGAAGCGCTGGTGGAGTACATCAACGACGCCTACGCCAACCTTGGCTGA
- a CDS encoding DedA family protein, which translates to MQAINDFILAAAGQPWVLVLVLACCIIDGFFPPVPSESVVVGLAAVAATADVPNPWLLALVAAAGAFSGDNIAYLLGRRVGTTRWGWMRGPRMQSAFRWAGRELRKRPASLILVARFVPIGRVAVNLTAGVTRYPHLRFVGLTVLSASLWAGYSVAIGLFFGQWFEDNHLLGAAIAIVCAVALGIVVDLVINKFRGKPNVVERIREPGA; encoded by the coding sequence ATGCAGGCCATCAATGACTTCATCCTCGCCGCCGCCGGACAGCCGTGGGTGCTGGTCCTGGTGCTGGCCTGCTGCATCATCGACGGCTTCTTTCCGCCGGTCCCCAGCGAGTCGGTGGTGGTGGGCCTCGCGGCGGTGGCGGCCACCGCCGATGTTCCCAATCCGTGGCTCCTGGCCCTGGTGGCTGCAGCCGGGGCCTTCTCCGGCGACAATATCGCCTACCTCCTGGGCCGCCGCGTGGGTACCACGCGATGGGGGTGGATGCGCGGGCCGCGGATGCAAAGCGCGTTCCGCTGGGCAGGCCGTGAGCTGCGGAAGCGGCCGGCGTCACTGATCCTCGTGGCACGCTTTGTGCCGATCGGCAGGGTGGCCGTCAACCTGACCGCCGGGGTCACCAGATATCCCCACCTGCGGTTCGTGGGCCTGACCGTCCTGTCCGCCAGCCTGTGGGCCGGCTACTCGGTGGCGATCGGGCTTTTCTTTGGCCAGTGGTTTGAGGACAACCACCTCCTGGGTGCAGCAATCGCCATCGTCTGCGCCGTGGCGCTGGGCATCGTGGTGGACCTGGTGATCAACAAATTCCGGGGCAAGCCCAACGTGGTGGAACGGATCCGGGAACCCGGGGCCTGA
- a CDS encoding ABC transporter ATP-binding protein, with protein MKLELRGITKRFGALLANDHIDVVVEPGQIHCLLGENGAGKSTLMNVLYGLYEPTEGDILIDDKPVAFRGPGDAMAAGIGMVHQHFMLVPVFTVAENVALGAEPTKAAGFLNLDQTRQRIKEISDQYGFDVDPDALVEDLPVGVQQRVEIIKALVRNAKVLILDEPTAVLTPQETDELLDIMRQLKSRGTSIVFISHKLREVKEVSDTITVIRRGKVVGTADPAASTTELASMMVGRAVSLNLDKAPAQPKETTFEVTDLTVVAPNGQHVVDHLSFHIKRGEILAIAGVQGNGQTELTEAILGLQDRVTGSIVLDGKELVGRSVKEVLDAGVGFVPEDRKVDGLVGTFSVAENLILDLYDKPPFAKGISMSPAKIMENAKARIGEFDVRTPSAAAAAGTLSGGNQQKLVMARELSRPLRLFIASQPTRGVDVGSIEFLHRRIVAERDQGTPVMIISTELDEVMELADRIAVLYKGRLVGTVPGGTSRDVLGLMMAGIPPEEHAPQHAHTPQAGTPAPTSNAEGADHA; from the coding sequence TTGAAACTTGAGCTTCGAGGGATCACTAAACGCTTTGGCGCGCTGCTGGCCAACGACCACATCGATGTGGTGGTTGAGCCGGGACAGATCCACTGCCTCCTCGGCGAAAACGGGGCCGGCAAGTCCACCCTGATGAACGTGCTTTACGGGCTGTACGAGCCCACCGAGGGCGACATCCTCATCGATGACAAGCCGGTTGCCTTCCGCGGCCCAGGCGATGCCATGGCCGCGGGAATCGGCATGGTGCACCAGCACTTCATGCTGGTGCCGGTGTTCACCGTGGCGGAAAACGTGGCGCTGGGCGCCGAGCCCACCAAAGCCGCCGGCTTCCTCAACCTGGACCAGACCAGGCAGCGCATCAAGGAAATCTCGGACCAGTACGGCTTTGACGTTGACCCGGACGCCCTGGTGGAGGACCTGCCGGTGGGCGTGCAGCAAAGGGTCGAAATCATCAAAGCCCTGGTCCGCAACGCCAAGGTCCTCATCCTCGACGAACCCACGGCCGTCCTGACGCCGCAGGAGACCGACGAACTCCTGGACATCATGCGCCAGCTCAAGTCGCGCGGCACTTCCATCGTGTTCATTTCGCACAAGCTGCGCGAGGTCAAGGAAGTTTCGGACACCATCACTGTTATCCGGCGCGGCAAGGTGGTGGGCACCGCCGATCCTGCCGCTTCCACCACCGAGCTTGCCTCGATGATGGTGGGCCGGGCGGTCAGCTTGAATTTGGACAAGGCCCCCGCCCAGCCCAAGGAAACCACGTTCGAAGTCACCGACCTCACCGTCGTCGCGCCCAACGGCCAGCACGTGGTGGACCACCTCAGCTTCCACATCAAGCGCGGGGAGATCCTGGCCATCGCCGGGGTGCAGGGCAACGGGCAGACCGAACTCACCGAAGCGATCCTGGGCCTGCAGGACCGGGTCACCGGCTCCATCGTCCTGGACGGCAAGGAACTGGTGGGCCGGTCCGTCAAGGAAGTCCTCGACGCGGGCGTCGGCTTTGTTCCGGAAGACCGCAAAGTGGACGGGCTGGTGGGCACCTTCTCCGTGGCCGAGAACCTGATCCTGGACCTTTATGACAAGCCGCCGTTCGCCAAGGGGATCAGCATGAGCCCGGCGAAGATCATGGAAAACGCCAAGGCACGCATCGGTGAATTCGATGTGCGGACGCCCTCGGCTGCAGCTGCCGCCGGAACACTTTCCGGCGGCAATCAGCAAAAGCTCGTGATGGCCCGCGAACTCTCCCGCCCCCTGCGCCTGTTCATCGCCTCCCAGCCCACCCGCGGCGTGGACGTGGGTTCCATCGAGTTCCTGCACCGGCGGATTGTGGCAGAGCGCGACCAGGGAACCCCGGTGATGATTATTTCCACCGAACTGGACGAAGTCATGGAGCTGGCCGACCGGATCGCAGTGCTCTACAAGGGCAGGCTGGTGGGCACCGTTCCGGGCGGGACCAGCCGGGACGTCCTGGGTCTCATGATGGCGGGCATACCGCCGGAAGAGCACGCACCGCAGCACGCACACACCCCGCAGGCCGGGACCCCGGCCCCCACCTCCAACGCCGAGGGAGCCGACCATGCCTGA
- a CDS encoding BMP family lipoprotein, with the protein MNKSLRAVFKRGSMAGVATLGASALVLTACGAAPEAGSTPSAGASDYVGCIVSDSGGFDDQSFNQSSYEGLKKAEKDLGIKVNQIESKTNNDFEPNLRAMVTAGCNLTITVGFLLGDATKAQATANPDKHFAIIDFGYDQPISNVKPIIYDTAQAAFLAGYLAAGTTKTGTVATFGGIKIPTVTIFMDGYADGVKYYNQQKGKNVKLLGWNKDAQDGSFTGDFEKQDVGKQLTKNFLDQGADIVMPVAGPVGKGAGAALNEAKAAGKDVKLIWVDSDGYLTAPDYKGIMLSSVMKQMGEAVETVVTEDKDGKFNNTPYVGTLANDGVQLAPFHDLDSQVPAELKSDLEAIKKDIVAGKLKVQSAASPKA; encoded by the coding sequence TTGAACAAATCACTGCGTGCCGTCTTCAAGCGCGGTTCAATGGCAGGCGTGGCCACCCTTGGTGCGTCCGCGCTTGTGCTCACTGCCTGCGGTGCCGCCCCCGAAGCCGGAAGCACCCCGTCAGCAGGGGCCAGCGACTACGTCGGCTGCATCGTGTCGGACTCCGGCGGATTCGACGACCAGTCCTTCAACCAGTCCTCCTACGAGGGCCTGAAGAAAGCGGAGAAGGACCTCGGCATCAAGGTCAACCAGATCGAGTCCAAGACCAACAACGACTTCGAACCCAACCTGCGCGCCATGGTCACGGCCGGCTGCAACCTCACCATCACCGTGGGCTTCCTGCTCGGTGACGCCACCAAGGCCCAGGCAACCGCTAACCCGGACAAGCACTTCGCCATCATCGACTTCGGCTACGACCAGCCCATCAGCAACGTCAAGCCGATCATCTATGACACCGCACAGGCCGCATTCCTGGCCGGCTACCTGGCAGCAGGAACCACCAAGACCGGCACCGTGGCCACCTTCGGCGGAATCAAGATCCCCACCGTGACCATCTTCATGGACGGTTACGCCGACGGCGTGAAGTACTACAACCAGCAGAAGGGCAAGAACGTCAAGCTGCTCGGCTGGAACAAGGACGCCCAGGACGGCAGCTTCACCGGCGACTTCGAAAAGCAGGACGTCGGCAAGCAGCTGACCAAGAACTTCCTGGACCAGGGCGCGGACATCGTCATGCCCGTGGCGGGCCCGGTGGGCAAGGGCGCGGGCGCCGCGCTGAACGAGGCCAAGGCCGCCGGCAAGGACGTCAAGCTCATCTGGGTTGACTCCGACGGCTACCTCACCGCCCCGGACTACAAGGGCATCATGCTCTCCTCCGTCATGAAGCAGATGGGCGAGGCCGTGGAAACCGTGGTCACCGAGGACAAGGACGGCAAGTTCAACAACACCCCGTACGTCGGCACCCTTGCCAACGACGGCGTGCAGCTGGCACCCTTCCACGACCTCGATTCCCAGGTCCCCGCGGAACTGAAGTCCGATCTCGAGGCGATCAAGAAGGACATCGTGGCCGGCAAGCTGAAGGTTCAGTCCGCAGCAAGCCCCAAGGCCTGA
- a CDS encoding DedA family protein, whose translation MEFINEAVLHAAGQWWIYPVLLVFFFVDGFAMVVPSETLIVALAAFSRHSGEPNLWILGVTALVGAIAGDNMAYMLGRKIGLERWGWMRRPKVRKVFAWARYELEKRGAVLIFTARYIPWGRVAVNYVAGSTGFSHRRFFVFDAFACVTWVGYSLGIGLLASSFPWLHHNPLLSAGIAVVFAIVLGVVIDHLLRWWHKRLGRDDTPDPDGWTEGSSDSGHEGRPGTQAFVVPSAEAGPVAK comes from the coding sequence GTGGAGTTTATTAATGAGGCCGTGCTCCATGCAGCGGGCCAGTGGTGGATCTACCCCGTCCTGCTGGTGTTCTTCTTTGTGGACGGGTTCGCCATGGTGGTCCCCAGCGAGACCCTCATTGTGGCGCTTGCCGCTTTCTCGCGGCACAGCGGCGAACCCAATCTCTGGATCCTTGGCGTCACGGCGCTGGTAGGCGCTATTGCCGGTGACAACATGGCCTACATGCTCGGCCGCAAGATCGGCCTGGAGCGGTGGGGATGGATGCGCCGGCCCAAGGTCCGGAAAGTCTTTGCCTGGGCACGCTATGAACTGGAGAAGCGCGGGGCCGTACTGATCTTCACCGCCCGCTACATCCCCTGGGGCCGGGTGGCCGTCAACTACGTTGCCGGCAGCACGGGTTTCTCGCACCGCAGGTTCTTCGTATTCGACGCCTTCGCCTGCGTGACCTGGGTGGGTTACTCCCTTGGCATCGGCCTGCTGGCCAGCTCCTTCCCGTGGCTGCACCACAACCCGTTGCTCAGCGCGGGCATCGCGGTGGTGTTCGCCATCGTCCTGGGCGTTGTCATCGACCACCTGCTGCGCTGGTGGCACAAACGGCTGGGCCGCGATGATACGCCGGATCCGGACGGCTGGACCGAAGGATCCTCCGACTCCGGCCACGAGGGGCGCCCCGGCACCCAGGCCTTCGTGGTGCCGTCGGCAGAGGCCGGTCCCGTCGCGAAGTAG
- a CDS encoding cytidine deaminase, whose translation MENAQLDNAQAVDWAALETAAVAAMKNAYAPYSKFPVGAAALTGDGRIVSGCNVENASYGLTLCAECALVGNLQMTGGGLLRAFYCVDGAGNILMPCGRCRQLLYEFRAPDMQLMTTQGIKTMDQVLPDAFGPEHLEETR comes from the coding sequence ATGGAAAATGCACAGTTGGACAACGCACAGGCCGTGGACTGGGCAGCCCTCGAAACCGCGGCCGTCGCAGCCATGAAGAATGCGTACGCCCCATACTCAAAGTTTCCCGTAGGCGCCGCGGCGCTCACCGGGGACGGCAGGATCGTCAGCGGCTGCAATGTGGAGAATGCCAGCTATGGGCTGACGCTTTGCGCCGAATGTGCCCTGGTGGGAAACCTGCAGATGACCGGTGGTGGGCTGCTGCGGGCGTTCTACTGTGTCGACGGGGCGGGAAACATCCTGATGCCCTGTGGCCGCTGCCGCCAGTTGCTGTACGAATTCCGTGCCCCGGACATGCAGCTCATGACTACCCAGGGCATCAAGACCATGGACCAGGTGCTGCCCGACGCCTTTGGTCCTGAACATCTGGAGGAGACCCGGTGA
- a CDS encoding ABC transporter permease, protein MSTTLSSSRSGNPQPGGSAADTRSAAPSGKPATWKTPVLLAVFALISLVFFGLLAPHQTASFGISTEGDFFQLPALEINAFAGGITLSVLLVALAGYAVYLKTRNQAVPGWLPVTFIVVFVAAFLIWVVGGARTPAISLAGLIAGSVTLAVPLVFGSLSGVLCERAGVVNIAIEGQLLGGAFTAAIVASMTRSALVGLLAAAIAGAVVSMVLALFSIKYLVNQIIVGVVLNVLVSGVTGFLFSTVMQANKAQFNSPPGLDVIDIPVLSSIPIIGPILFRQSLVGYLMYVAVAVVWVGLFKTRWGLRVRAVGEHPQAADTLGINVNATRFWNVTLGGAVAGIGGSFFTLVAIDSFTKEISGGRGFIALAALIFGRWNPVGAFFAALLFGFADNLQSIVTIIGTPVPSQFMAMLPYLVTVLAVAGLVGRSRPPAADGIPYVKG, encoded by the coding sequence ATGAGCACAACACTTTCATCGTCCAGGTCCGGCAACCCCCAGCCCGGCGGCTCCGCGGCCGACACCCGCTCCGCGGCGCCTTCGGGCAAACCGGCCACCTGGAAAACCCCGGTCCTGCTCGCCGTGTTCGCGTTGATCTCCCTGGTGTTTTTCGGCCTCCTGGCCCCCCACCAGACGGCAAGCTTCGGCATCTCCACCGAGGGTGATTTCTTCCAGCTCCCGGCACTGGAAATCAACGCCTTTGCCGGCGGCATCACGCTGTCGGTACTCCTTGTTGCACTGGCCGGTTACGCCGTCTATTTGAAGACAAGGAACCAGGCGGTTCCCGGCTGGCTCCCCGTCACGTTCATCGTGGTCTTCGTGGCCGCGTTCCTTATCTGGGTAGTGGGCGGCGCCCGCACTCCCGCCATCTCATTAGCGGGTCTCATCGCCGGGTCGGTCACGCTTGCCGTCCCGCTCGTGTTCGGTTCACTTTCCGGTGTCCTGTGCGAGCGCGCTGGAGTGGTGAACATCGCCATCGAAGGGCAGCTCCTTGGCGGGGCCTTCACCGCGGCCATTGTTGCCAGCATGACCAGGAGCGCTTTGGTCGGGCTGCTGGCGGCCGCTATAGCGGGCGCGGTGGTGTCCATGGTCCTGGCGCTGTTCAGCATCAAGTACCTGGTTAACCAGATCATTGTCGGAGTCGTCCTGAATGTGCTGGTCTCCGGCGTGACCGGCTTCCTCTTCAGCACCGTGATGCAGGCCAACAAGGCCCAGTTCAACTCGCCGCCCGGCCTGGACGTCATCGACATCCCCGTGCTCTCCAGCATCCCGATCATCGGGCCCATCCTGTTCCGGCAGTCGCTGGTGGGATACCTCATGTACGTCGCTGTCGCGGTGGTCTGGGTGGGCCTGTTCAAGACCAGGTGGGGCCTGCGTGTCCGCGCAGTGGGTGAGCACCCGCAGGCGGCGGACACCTTGGGCATCAACGTCAACGCCACCCGGTTCTGGAACGTCACACTGGGCGGTGCTGTAGCCGGCATCGGCGGCTCGTTCTTCACCCTTGTTGCCATCGACAGCTTCACCAAGGAAATCTCCGGAGGCCGCGGATTCATTGCCCTGGCCGCCCTGATCTTCGGACGCTGGAACCCTGTGGGTGCCTTCTTCGCGGCACTCCTGTTCGGATTCGCCGATAACCTCCAGAGCATTGTCACCATCATCGGTACGCCCGTGCCCAGCCAGTTCATGGCCATGCTGCCCTACCTGGTAACCGTGCTCGCCGTCGCCGGCCTGGTGGGTCGTTCCAGGCCGCCCGCGGCCGACGGCATCCCCTACGTCAAGGGATGA
- a CDS encoding MazG nucleotide pyrophosphohydrolase domain-containing protein, with protein sequence MGALTHASLVEYLLEEAYEVAETIEEGHPDAELQGELGDVLLQVVLHARLAEERGAFTFDDVARGLAAKMVRRNPHVFRPDGSLQDSFPATVAEIEQKWDAVKRAERPERRGAFEGIPEALPALAKAQKSLDRAARAGLELPAGVPVPESEDGLGTLLLAVVRSARENGMDAERALRGALRRYQDGQGDEGGHGDRSDPAPS encoded by the coding sequence ATGGGCGCCCTGACCCACGCATCGCTGGTGGAGTACCTCCTCGAGGAGGCCTACGAGGTGGCCGAAACCATCGAGGAGGGCCACCCGGACGCCGAACTCCAGGGCGAGCTTGGCGACGTCCTGCTCCAGGTGGTGCTCCATGCCCGCCTGGCAGAGGAGCGGGGTGCGTTCACGTTCGACGACGTGGCGCGCGGTTTGGCTGCCAAGATGGTCCGGCGCAACCCCCATGTCTTCAGGCCGGACGGTTCCCTGCAGGACAGCTTCCCCGCCACAGTGGCGGAGATCGAGCAGAAGTGGGATGCGGTCAAGCGGGCCGAACGCCCGGAGCGGCGTGGCGCCTTCGAAGGAATCCCGGAGGCCCTCCCTGCACTGGCCAAGGCGCAAAAGTCGCTGGACCGCGCTGCCCGTGCCGGCCTGGAGCTCCCCGCAGGAGTGCCCGTCCCCGAAAGCGAGGACGGGCTCGGAACCCTGCTGCTCGCCGTCGTCCGTTCCGCGCGGGAGAACGGCATGGACGCCGAGCGCGCGCTGCGTGGCGCCCTCCGCCGCTACCAGGACGGCCAGGGCGATGAGGGCGGGCACGGCGACCGGAGCGACCCGGCGCCATCATGA